One Halobacterium sp. DL1 DNA window includes the following coding sequences:
- a CDS encoding cox cluster protein, protein MNTSVFDKDTLLDLTVNIVPLFILAFFIVGYLVVNPWGFENRLIFVISHGLMVFTFLALAVLTYVAAVKIEGEGEDSTEE, encoded by the coding sequence ATGAACACCAGCGTCTTCGACAAGGACACACTCCTCGACCTGACGGTTAACATCGTCCCCCTGTTCATCCTGGCGTTCTTCATCGTCGGCTACCTCGTCGTGAACCCGTGGGGGTTCGAGAACCGACTCATCTTCGTCATCTCCCACGGCCTGATGGTGTTCACGTTCCTCGCACTCGCCGTCCTCACCTACGTCGCGGCGGTGAAGATCGAGGGCGAGGGCGAAGACAGCACCGAGGAGTGA
- a CDS encoding DNA-binding protein — MPDTPPDAVECPHCGEPFPDERLRDLHRGLEHYDRLDDAEREAFDEAYLAENADLRSFRLRALAVLVLLYFGFLILYAVVTL; from the coding sequence ATGCCCGACACACCACCAGACGCCGTCGAGTGCCCGCACTGCGGGGAGCCGTTCCCGGACGAGCGTCTCCGGGACCTCCACCGCGGTCTAGAGCATTACGACCGCCTCGACGACGCCGAACGGGAGGCCTTCGACGAAGCGTATCTCGCGGAGAACGCCGACCTCAGGTCGTTCCGCCTGCGCGCGCTCGCGGTGCTCGTGTTGCTGTACTTCGGATTCCTGATTCTGTACGCCGTCGTCACGTTGTGA
- a CDS encoding acetyltransferase, which translates to MDVREATTADRDSIRRVADASLEATYADALGEDIVRTAAEEWYQDDRLQDQFADESVRYLVLGNDEDVVAFSESELDDDAAAIDWLHVHPDYRDRGFGVRLLEATEVSLVDSGAERLEGRVLAENEEGNDFYRAHGYVRTGARTVDIRGNEYTEHLYVKAPEGGGSAELTEQVETPLGAMFVAFDERERGSKAAFYTAYRTKDRESKYGFYCANCHSINTSMDAMGRVQCEDCGNQRKATRWDSSYL; encoded by the coding sequence ATGGACGTTCGAGAAGCGACGACTGCCGACAGAGACTCCATCCGTCGCGTCGCGGACGCGTCGCTGGAGGCCACGTACGCCGACGCACTGGGGGAAGACATCGTCAGGACCGCCGCCGAGGAGTGGTACCAGGACGACCGGCTCCAGGACCAGTTCGCCGACGAGAGCGTCAGATACCTCGTGCTCGGGAACGACGAGGATGTGGTCGCGTTCTCTGAGAGCGAACTCGACGACGACGCCGCGGCCATCGACTGGCTCCACGTGCACCCGGATTACCGGGACCGGGGGTTCGGTGTGCGGCTCCTCGAAGCGACGGAGGTGTCGCTCGTCGACTCCGGGGCCGAACGCCTAGAGGGCCGCGTGCTCGCCGAGAACGAGGAGGGCAACGACTTCTACCGGGCCCACGGCTACGTCCGCACCGGCGCCCGGACCGTCGACATCCGCGGCAACGAGTACACCGAACACCTCTACGTGAAGGCCCCGGAGGGTGGGGGGAGCGCCGAACTCACGGAGCAGGTGGAGACGCCGTTGGGGGCGATGTTCGTGGCGTTCGACGAGCGCGAGCGCGGGTCGAAGGCGGCGTTCTACACGGCCTACCGGACGAAGGACAGGGAGAGCAAGTACGGCTTCTACTGCGCGAACTGCCACTCGATAAACACGTCGATGGACGCGATGGGGCGCGTGCAGTGCGAGGACTGCGGCAACCAGCGGAAGGCGACGCGCTGGGACTCCTCGTACCTCTAA
- a CDS encoding cytochrome C oxidase → MATSSLVLTVLMGVLLVAVAAFLARLEDWRSYTPLSDVGGAYGERAEHGHEEKPGGIIRWFTTVDHKDIGILYGTFGVLAFAWGGIAALIMRTELAAPGLNIVSAQLYNSFMTSHGITMLFLFGTPMIAAFANYFIPLLIGADDMAFPRINAIAFWLLPPGAILIWAGFFLIPLGIDPASTSWTMYTPLSVQMPSPAIDLMLLGLHLTGVSATMGAINFIATIFTERGDDVGWPSLDIFSWTMLTQSGLILFAFPLLGSALIMLLLDRNFGTTFFTVTGGDPILWQHLFWFFGHPEVYILVLPPMGLVSLILPKFSGRKLFGFKFVVYSTLAIGVLSFGVWAHHMFATGIDPRLRASFMAVSLAIAIPSAVKVFNWITTMWNGNLRLTAPMLFCIGFIQNFIIGGVTGVFLAAVPVDLILHDTYYVVGHFHFIVYGAIGFALFAGTYYWFPMFTGRMYQKSLAHAHFWFALIGSNLTFLAMLWLGYGGMPRRYATFIAQFTTAHQIATVGAFLIAISTLFWLWNMVVSWMEGPKVDSSDPWDLESTDQFTKEWTWFDNKRKSPVPDGGDEDEEPQSAD, encoded by the coding sequence ATGGCCACGTCATCACTCGTGCTCACCGTGCTGATGGGCGTCCTTCTCGTCGCCGTGGCCGCCTTCCTCGCACGTCTGGAGGACTGGCGGTCCTACACGCCCCTCAGCGATGTCGGCGGTGCGTACGGAGAGCGCGCCGAACACGGGCACGAAGAGAAACCGGGCGGTATCATCCGGTGGTTCACCACGGTCGACCACAAGGACATCGGCATCCTCTACGGGACGTTCGGCGTGCTGGCGTTCGCGTGGGGTGGCATCGCCGCCCTCATCATGCGGACGGAACTCGCCGCACCGGGACTCAACATTGTCAGCGCCCAGCTGTACAACAGCTTCATGACCAGCCACGGCATCACGATGCTGTTCCTGTTCGGGACACCGATGATCGCCGCCTTCGCGAACTACTTCATCCCGCTTCTCATCGGCGCCGACGACATGGCGTTCCCGCGCATCAACGCCATCGCGTTCTGGCTGCTCCCGCCGGGCGCAATCCTCATTTGGGCCGGCTTCTTCCTCATCCCGCTGGGAATCGACCCCGCGTCGACGTCCTGGACGATGTACACGCCGCTGTCCGTCCAGATGCCGAGCCCAGCCATCGACCTGATGCTGCTCGGCCTCCACCTCACGGGTGTCTCCGCGACGATGGGTGCCATCAACTTCATCGCCACCATCTTCACCGAACGCGGTGACGACGTCGGGTGGCCCAGCCTGGACATCTTCTCGTGGACGATGCTCACGCAGTCTGGCCTCATCCTGTTCGCGTTCCCGCTGCTCGGGAGCGCGCTCATCATGCTGCTGCTCGACCGGAACTTCGGCACCACGTTCTTCACGGTCACCGGCGGTGACCCCATCCTCTGGCAGCACCTCTTCTGGTTCTTCGGTCACCCCGAGGTGTACATCCTCGTCCTCCCGCCGATGGGGCTGGTGAGCCTCATCCTCCCGAAGTTCTCGGGCCGGAAGCTGTTCGGCTTCAAGTTCGTCGTCTACTCCACGCTCGCCATCGGGGTGCTGAGCTTCGGCGTGTGGGCCCACCACATGTTCGCAACTGGCATCGACCCGCGCCTCCGCGCCTCGTTCATGGCGGTGTCACTCGCCATCGCGATACCGTCGGCAGTGAAGGTGTTCAACTGGATCACGACGATGTGGAACGGCAACCTCCGCCTGACCGCGCCGATGCTGTTCTGTATCGGGTTCATCCAGAACTTCATAATCGGCGGCGTCACCGGCGTCTTCCTCGCCGCGGTGCCCGTCGACCTCATCCTCCACGACACGTACTACGTCGTGGGCCACTTCCACTTCATCGTCTACGGCGCCATCGGCTTCGCGCTGTTCGCCGGGACGTACTACTGGTTCCCGATGTTCACGGGCCGGATGTACCAGAAGAGCCTGGCGCACGCACACTTCTGGTTCGCCCTCATCGGGTCGAACCTGACGTTCCTGGCGATGCTGTGGCTCGGCTACGGCGGCATGCCTCGCCGCTACGCGACGTTCATCGCGCAGTTCACCACCGCCCACCAGATCGCGACGGTCGGGGCGTTCCTCATCGCCATCAGCACGCTGTTCTGGCTGTGGAACATGGTCGTCTCCTGGATGGAGGGGCCGAAAGTGGACAGTTCGGACCCGTGGGACCTCGAGTCCACTGACCAGTTCACGAAGGAGTGGACCTGGTTCGACAACAAGCGCAAGAGCCCGGTTCCGGACGGCGGCGACGAGGACGAGGAGCCGCAGTCCGCGGACTGA
- a CDS encoding cox-type terminal oxidase subunit III, which translates to MSVADDSTDDHGHHLPAVEDWPKGFGEASWWPFVTAFGASGFYIGAALYVLGQSNAELVGQAVGPAIFVGSTFVFLAGLYGWVYHAFVKHFWSRETGENKALRWGMILFLGTEVATFGAGFVYYFFIRVGGKWAGANVPEGFLGALVIGNTIILVISSFTLHYAHVALRNNDRSRFLGLLVTTLVLGLVFIAGQIYEYYEFIVHEGLRFSGGIFESAFFGLTGLHGLHVSLGAVLIGIITWRAFKGQYSAERHTSVSTVSMYWHFVDAVWIFLVVVLYAGAVVNVNF; encoded by the coding sequence ATGAGCGTAGCGGACGATTCGACCGACGACCACGGCCACCACCTGCCGGCCGTGGAGGACTGGCCGAAGGGGTTCGGCGAGGCCAGCTGGTGGCCCTTCGTTACTGCATTCGGCGCCTCGGGGTTCTACATCGGCGCCGCCCTGTACGTCCTCGGGCAGAGTAACGCAGAACTGGTCGGCCAGGCCGTGGGGCCAGCGATCTTCGTGGGGAGCACGTTCGTCTTCCTCGCGGGTCTCTACGGCTGGGTGTACCACGCCTTCGTGAAACACTTCTGGAGCCGCGAGACGGGCGAGAACAAGGCACTCCGCTGGGGGATGATACTGTTCCTCGGAACGGAGGTCGCCACGTTCGGCGCCGGCTTCGTCTACTACTTCTTCATCCGCGTGGGTGGGAAGTGGGCGGGCGCCAACGTCCCCGAGGGGTTCCTCGGCGCGCTCGTCATCGGCAACACGATCATCCTGGTGATATCGAGTTTCACGCTGCACTACGCCCACGTCGCGCTGCGGAACAACGACCGCTCGCGGTTCCTCGGTCTGCTGGTGACGACGCTCGTGCTCGGCCTGGTGTTCATCGCCGGCCAGATCTACGAGTACTACGAGTTCATCGTCCACGAGGGCCTCCGGTTCTCCGGCGGCATCTTCGAGAGCGCGTTCTTCGGACTGACGGGCCTCCACGGCCTCCACGTCTCGCTGGGCGCGGTCCTCATCGGAATCATCACGTGGCGCGCGTTCAAGGGCCAGTACTCCGCCGAGCGCCACACCTCGGTCAGCACCGTCTCGATGTACTGGCACTTCGTCGACGCCGTCTGGATCTTCCTCGTCGTCGTGCTGTACGCCGGCGCCGTGGTCAACGTCAACTTCTGA